A single Lactuca sativa cultivar Salinas chromosome 8, Lsat_Salinas_v11, whole genome shotgun sequence DNA region contains:
- the LOC128127998 gene encoding secreted RxLR effector protein 161-like: protein MTGDSKVKVPMAFGTKLTPSLEKPVVDVTLYRQMIGYIMYLTASRPEIMFSVCYCSRFQANPREPHMVAVKSVFRYLKRTSSLSLWYPAKSGFFVQAFFDADLGGCCLDRKSTTGGCQFLDGKLVSWQSKKQTCVSLSTTEAEYIIVASCTSQVVWIQSQLKDYGLSMKKMLD, encoded by the coding sequence ATGACGGGAGACTCGAAGGTGAAGGTTCCCATGGCGTTTGGTACTAAgttaacaccatctctggaaaaGCCTGTTGTTGACGTGactctctatcgtcaaatgataggatatatcatgtatctaactgctagtagACCAGAGATTATGTTTTCTGTCTGTTATTGTtccaggtttcaagctaatcctagagaacctcacatggtggcagtgAAGAGTGTTTTTCgctatttgaagcgaacctcgtCACTCAGTCTCTGGTATCCAGCAAAATCCgggttctttgttcaagccttttTTGATGCTGATCTGGGTGGATGTTGTCTAGATAGAAAGAGCACAACTGGAGGATGTCAGTTCCTTGATGGTaaacttgttagctggcagtccaagaagcaaacatgtgtgtctCTCTCAACAACCGAAGCTGAGTACATAATTGTTGCTTCATGTACCTCACAAGTAGtctggatacaaagtcaacttaaaGACTATGGGCTGAGTATGAAGaagatgttggattaa